A part of Miscanthus floridulus cultivar M001 chromosome 6, ASM1932011v1, whole genome shotgun sequence genomic DNA contains:
- the LOC136459422 gene encoding uncharacterized protein, which produces MIAKVLVPEFKEEIGLPEIASGLGSKLMDLPKDAGKAIANCDKQEILESLKRLSDICKEKKCAFQKLLEIEAQIGVARMAVGNEAVGKDDEGKTNTKGSNKDGGSGKKCETEVTNKGKTETMGSSKDDRFANNGETKPMENGRSANKGKRVNEGKTKTNTARKSVVHPKFV; this is translated from the exons ATGATCGCAAAGGTTCTGGTTCCTGAGTTTAAGGAAGAAATTGGGCTCCCTGAG ATTGCTAGTGGTTTGGGATCAAAGCTAATGGATCTGCCTAAAGATGCCGGAAAAGCTATTGCTAATTGTGACAAACAAGAAATCCTGGAGTCCCTGAAAAGGCTTTCAGATATTTGCAAAGAGAAAAAGTGTGCATTTCAGAAGCTCCTGGAAATTGAAGCTCAAATTGGTGTTGCCAGGATGGCTGTCGGTAATGAAGCTGTTGGTAAGGATGATGAGGGCAAGACAAACACAAAGGGTAGCAACAAGGACGGTGGATCTGGAAAGAAGTGCGAGACAGAGGTTACTAACAAGGGCAAAACAGAAACAATGGGTAGCAGTAAGGATGATCGATTTGCAAATAACGGCGAGACAAAACCAATGGAGAATGGTCGATCTGCAAATAAGGGCAAGAGAGTTAACGAGGGCAAGACAAAAACAAACACAGCAAGAAAATCGGTGGTCCATCCAAAATTTGTTTAA